In one window of Nocardia brasiliensis DNA:
- a CDS encoding HYD1 signature containing ADP-ribosyltransferase family protein: MRHQEIQHGGVVVLPGVAERGADGLAGDRVAQQFSHFLEIDVTGLTVVQGRPGVFVVPNTEPLDLSGRIVRSGRN, from the coding sequence TTGCGGCATCAGGAAATTCAGCATGGCGGGGTAGTCGTCCTGCCAGGCGTTGCGGAACGCGGTGCGGATGGTCTTGCCGGTGATCGCGTCGCGCAACAGTTCTCGCACTTCCTGGAAATCGACGTCACAGGACTCACCGTCGTCCAGGGACGCCCTGGCGTCTTCGTCGTCCCCAACACCGAGCCCCTCGACCTCTCAGGACGAATCGTTCGATCGGGAAGGAACTGA
- a CDS encoding DUF6881 domain-containing protein: protein MRYVKVNWHHDFDEEPITYFHEVGDDNYETAESSSTATGTENGQTTTTKQLPRD from the coding sequence ATGAGGTACGTAAAAGTCAACTGGCACCACGACTTCGACGAAGAACCCATCACCTACTTCCACGAAGTCGGCGACGACAACTACGAGACCGCCGAGTCCAGCTCTACCGCGACGGGCACCGAGAATGGGCAGACGACAACCACGAAACAGCTACCGCGGGACTAG